A region of the Corynebacterium endometrii genome:
GCTTCAACGGCTCCCTGGCCGGCACCTTCACCCTTACCGGTGGCTGCGGCGGCATGGGCGGCGCACAGCCGCTTTCCGTCACCCTCAATGGAGGCGCCTGCCTCATCGTGGACGTGGATGAGACCCGGTTGAAGCGCCGTCAGTCTAAGCGCTACCTGGACGAGGTTGAAACCGATCTCGATGAAGCGCTCCGCAAGGTCCTAGCCGCAAAGGCAGAAAAGCGTGCACTGTCTGTGGGGTTGGTGGGCAACGCCGCTGAGGTATTCCCAGAGATCCTGCGCCGCCAGCGCGCGGGCGAGTTCACTGTGGATGTGGTTACCGACCAAACCTCGGCTCATGATCCGCTGAGCTACCTGCCGACGGAAATTAACGTCGAAGACTGGCAGAACGAGGCTAAGGCTGATCCAATCACCTTCACCAAGAAGGCTCGAGAGTCCATGGCGGCCCAGGTGCAGGCCATGGTGGAATTCCAGGACGAGGGTGCCGAGGTATTCGATTACGGCAATTCCATTCGCGACGAGGCCCGCAAGGCCGGCTATGCCCGAGCCTTCGAATTCCCCGGCTTCGTCCCCGCGTACATCCGTCCGCTGTTCTGCGAGGGCCTTGGCCCATTCCGCTGGGCTGCGCTATCCGGCGATCCAGAAGACATCAGGGTCACCGACCAGGCCCTCAAAGAACTCTTCCCCGAAAACGAGCACCTGATCAATTGGCTCGATGCCGCGGAGGAGTACGTCGAGTTCGAAGGTTTGCCGGCGCGCATCTGCTGGCTGGGATACAACGAGCGCCACAAGGCGGGCCTGAAGTTCAACGAACTGGTCAAGGAAGGAAAGATTTCCGCACCGATCGTCATCGGGCGTGACCACCTCGATTCCGGTTCCGTGGCTTCCCCGTACCGCGAGACCGAGGCGATGCTGGACGGCACCGACGCCGTGGCCGACTGGCCGCTGCTCAACGCCATGACGGCTGTTTCCTCCGGCGCCACCTGGGTATCCATCCACCACGGCGGTGGTGTGGGCATGGGCCGTTCCATCCACGCAGGACAGGTAAGCGTTGCCGATGGCACGGATTTGGCGGCGGCTAAACTGCGTGCTGTGCTGACTAACGACCCAGGCATGGGCGTAATCCGCCACGTGGACGCAGGCTACAACCGAGCCAAGGAAGTTGCCGACGAGCGCGGAGTTCGCATCCCAATGGAGTTCCGCTCCCGCGAGGACTAACTCCAGAAACCCGTTCTCACTCCGCGTGACCGTACCGCGGGCTTAACCTCCCGCGGTAATTCCACCAACCTAGGATCAGAAGGACTATGAGCACCCTTTTTACCGGAATTTCCGAACTGCGCACCGTGACCGATAGAGGAACCATTAAAGACGCTGCGATTGTAGTAGATGACGGGGTGATTGCCTGGGTTGGTCCTGCGAATGAGGCGCCGGAGGTTGATTCCTCAGGACGCCGCGTTGACGTGGAGGATCTTGGTGGGCGTGCCGTGCTGCCCGGCTGGGTGGACTCTCACACCCACATGATCTTCGACGGTGACCGCGGCGCGGAGTTTGAGGCCCGCATCTCTGGCGGCTCTTACGAGGCCGGCGGGATTGCCGTGACCATGGAAGCCACCCGCAACGCTGGGCGCGAGCGCCTAGAGCTGCTTCTACGGCAACGCTTGGCAGCTGCGGCCGCCGGAGGCACTACCACGGTGGAAACCAAGACCGGTTATGGGCTAGACGTGGCCTCCGAATTGTTGGCAGCGTCTATAGCTTCCCAATACGTTGAGGACGTAACCTTCCTCGGCGCGCACCTGGTTCCGCCCGGGGCAGATGCCGAAGAGTACGTGGAATTGGTGTGCGGCGAAATGCTGGACGCCGTAGCCCCGCACGTGGACTGGATTGATGTGTTCTGCGAGCGCGGCGCGTTCGATGAGCAGCAATCTCGCCGCGTCCTAGAAGCCGGTTTGGCCCGTGGCCTTGGGGTACGAGTGCACGGCAACCAGTTGGGCGATGGCCCCGGTGTGCAGATGGCCGTGGATCTGGGGGCCGCGTCGGTTGACCATGTCAATTACGTAGACGATAAGGACATCGCCGCACTCGCCGGATCTGAGACCGTGGCGACGGTCCTTCCCGCCTGCGATCTCTCCACCCGTGAGCCCCTAGCACCCGCCCGCAAGCTGCTTGATAGCGGTGTAACCGTAGCGATCGCGTCCAACCTCAACCCGGGCACCTCTTACACCTCATCGATGAATTATTGCGTGACTACTGCTGTCTTGCAGCAGCATCTTTCCTTAGACGAGGCGATTGAGGCCGCCACCTTAGGCGGTGCCAAGGCGCTTCGCCGCAATGCCGTGGACGGCGGCAAGGACGCTAAAGGGCGCCCGGCCAAGGGTCAGATCCTAGCGGGCGCCGCTGCTGACTTTCATGTACTAAATACCCATCAGGCCATCGATCTGGCATACCGTCCGGGAATGCCGCTGACCTGGCGCACGTATAAGGCGGGTGAGCGCATCCACTAGCCGGTTCACAGCTAAAGGCTTGCCTTGTCAGATCCCCTCTTAAGAGGGGATTTTTTCTGTGCAGTTTATCGCTTTACTGCCGGGACTTTCCTGGAGTGCTACCCCGGGATGCGGGTATGGGATAGACCTTAAAGGGTAACTATTGTTGTGCAACAAGTAAGGCGAGAATAGTGCTCATTGGAATCCCGCGGGAACCTGATGCGCTGGTCTCCGCCACGCCAGACACGGTAGCTAAGCTTATAAAGCTTGGTTACAAGGTGCAGGTGCAGGCCGGGGCCGGCGAACAGGCAAGTTTCCCTGATCCGCAGTATGTAGAAGCAGGCGCAGAGATAGTGGGCGATGATGTGTGGAGCGCCGATATCATCACCGCGCTCGATACCCCGCGTGAACAGGACAGGGCCGCGATGCGCCAGGGGGCGGTACTCATTGCGCGGATGGCCCCGGGCCGAAGCGGCAAACTGGTAGAGGAGTTAGCCGGCCGAAATCTCACGGGCTTAGCCATGGACGCGGTCCCGCGCATCAGCCGTGCGCAGTCCGTGGATGTCTTATCTTCCCAGGCGAACATCGCCGGTTACCGGGCAGTAATTGAGGCCGCCAACGTGTTCGGGCGTCTCTTTACCGGCCAGGTCACCGCCGCGGGCAAGGTGCCCCCGGCCACGGTCTACGTCATTGGCGCCGGTGTGGCCGGTTTGGCGGCCATCGGTACCGCGAACTCCATGGGTGCTGTGGTTAGAGCTACGGATTTGCGGCCGGAGACGGCCGAACAGGTGGAATCGATGGGCGCGCAGTTCGTTCCGATTCCAGCTGAAACGCAGGAATCCGATGATGGCTACGCCAAGGAAATGACGGCAGATCAAGCCGCGGCCGCGGCCAAGCTTTATGCTGCGGAGTCGGCCAAGGCGGATATTGTCATCACCACCGCGAACATCCCGGGCCGTACGTCACCGGTTCTGCTGACCGAGGCCGATGTGGCAGCCATGAAGCCGGGCTCAGTCATCGTGGATATGGCCGCGGCCAACGGTGGTAACTGCACGCTCACTCGCGCGGGCGAGGTGGTAACCACCAATAACGGCGTAACGATTATTGGCTACACGGACCTGGCCGGCAGGTTGCCGGCGCAGGCCTCGCAGCTGTTTGGCCAAAACATAGTCAACCTGCTCAAGCTCATGACTCCCGGCAGGGACGGTCAACTTGTGATTGACCTAGATGATGAAATTATCCGTGGCATTACCGTCACCCAAGCCAGCGACCAGGGGATTGGCAATATCCTATGGCCACCGCCGCCGGTCAAGGTATCCGCCGCTGCGCAGCCTGCTGTGACTCCCGCGGGCCTAAGCGCTCCGGATGGTGCCCAAGCCGTGGATGCGCACGAGGGTGGCAAGGGTGTGGCCTGGAAATTGATTGCCGGCCTGTTGGGCGTTGCGCTAGTTCTCGCTAGCCCCATGCAGGTGGCGAGCCAGTACATGCTTCTCTTGCTCGCCATCGTGGTGGGTTTTTACGTCATCACGGCCGTAACCCACAAATTGCACACACCGCTGATGAGCGAGACTA
Encoded here:
- a CDS encoding urocanate hydratase, coding for MSEPRVVRAPRGTELNAKSWQTEAPLRMLMNNLDPEVAERPEDLVVYGGTGKAARNWEAFDAIVETLKDLESDETLLVQSGKPVGVWKTNEWAPRVLLANSNLVGDWANWEHFRELEEEGLMMYGQMTAGSWIYIATQGILQGTYETFAAVARKRFNGSLAGTFTLTGGCGGMGGAQPLSVTLNGGACLIVDVDETRLKRRQSKRYLDEVETDLDEALRKVLAAKAEKRALSVGLVGNAAEVFPEILRRQRAGEFTVDVVTDQTSAHDPLSYLPTEINVEDWQNEAKADPITFTKKARESMAAQVQAMVEFQDEGAEVFDYGNSIRDEARKAGYARAFEFPGFVPAYIRPLFCEGLGPFRWAALSGDPEDIRVTDQALKELFPENEHLINWLDAAEEYVEFEGLPARICWLGYNERHKAGLKFNELVKEGKISAPIVIGRDHLDSGSVASPYRETEAMLDGTDAVADWPLLNAMTAVSSGATWVSIHHGGGVGMGRSIHAGQVSVADGTDLAAAKLRAVLTNDPGMGVIRHVDAGYNRAKEVADERGVRIPMEFRSRED
- the hutI gene encoding imidazolonepropionase, translating into MSTLFTGISELRTVTDRGTIKDAAIVVDDGVIAWVGPANEAPEVDSSGRRVDVEDLGGRAVLPGWVDSHTHMIFDGDRGAEFEARISGGSYEAGGIAVTMEATRNAGRERLELLLRQRLAAAAAGGTTTVETKTGYGLDVASELLAASIASQYVEDVTFLGAHLVPPGADAEEYVELVCGEMLDAVAPHVDWIDVFCERGAFDEQQSRRVLEAGLARGLGVRVHGNQLGDGPGVQMAVDLGAASVDHVNYVDDKDIAALAGSETVATVLPACDLSTREPLAPARKLLDSGVTVAIASNLNPGTSYTSSMNYCVTTAVLQQHLSLDEAIEAATLGGAKALRRNAVDGGKDAKGRPAKGQILAGAAADFHVLNTHQAIDLAYRPGMPLTWRTYKAGERIH
- a CDS encoding Re/Si-specific NAD(P)(+) transhydrogenase subunit alpha, coding for MLIGIPREPDALVSATPDTVAKLIKLGYKVQVQAGAGEQASFPDPQYVEAGAEIVGDDVWSADIITALDTPREQDRAAMRQGAVLIARMAPGRSGKLVEELAGRNLTGLAMDAVPRISRAQSVDVLSSQANIAGYRAVIEAANVFGRLFTGQVTAAGKVPPATVYVIGAGVAGLAAIGTANSMGAVVRATDLRPETAEQVESMGAQFVPIPAETQESDDGYAKEMTADQAAAAAKLYAAESAKADIVITTANIPGRTSPVLLTEADVAAMKPGSVIVDMAAANGGNCTLTRAGEVVTTNNGVTIIGYTDLAGRLPAQASQLFGQNIVNLLKLMTPGRDGQLVIDLDDEIIRGITVTQASDQGIGNILWPPPPVKVSAAAQPAVTPAGLSAPDGAQAVDAHEGGKGVAWKLIAGLLGVALVLASPMQVASQYMLLLLAIVVGFYVITAVTHKLHTPLMSETNAISGIILIGAILQVGSSSLVVSALAFVAIVVASINIFGGFFVTRRMLGMFDGGER